The following proteins are encoded in a genomic region of Rattus rattus isolate New Zealand chromosome 2, Rrattus_CSIRO_v1, whole genome shotgun sequence:
- the C5ar2 gene encoding C5a anaphylatoxin chemotactic receptor 2 isoform X1: MSSTELRTVSGARMLNDTTSKDYEYEYDQEQYSDLLNVPVDCPAGNCFSNDAYLIVLLGLYSVIFLVGVPGNTLLAWVTWKESRHRLGASWFLHLTMADLLCCVSLPFLAVPIAQKGHWPYGTVGCWLLSSITVLSMYASVLLLTGLSGDLFLLAFRPSWKNADQRTCGVRVVQVSSWMLALLLTVPAAVYRRLLQEHYPPRLVCGTNYGGSVTAEATITTVRFLFGFLVPLVFMASCHGILQRQMARRHWPLGTAVVVGFFICWTPFHLLRVIIAVASSHSPLLAWALEAEPLVTGLALAHSALNPIMFLYFGRKQLCKSLQAACHWALRDLQDEEESAVTKVSTSQEIVSEMPV; this comes from the coding sequence GTGTCTGGGGCCAGGATGCTGAACGACACCACCAGCAAGGATTATGAGTATGAGTATGATCAGGAACAGTACAGTGACCTTCTGAACGTCCCCGTAGACTGCCCAGCTGGCAACTGCTTCTCTAATGATGCCTACCTCATAGTCCTGCTTGGCCTGTATTCAGTCATCTTCCTGGTGGGTGTGCCAGGCAACACCCTGTTGGCGTGGGTGACCTGGAAAGAGTCTCGCCACAGGCTCGGGGCCTCTTGGTTCCTGCACTTGACCATGGCGGACTTGCtttgctgtgtgtctctgccctTCCTGGCTGTGCCCATCGCCCAAAAGGGCCACTGGCCATACGGGACAGTAGGCTGCTGGCTGTTGTCCTCCATCACCGTTCTGTCTATGTATGCCAGTGTGCTGCTCCTGACAGGCCTCAGTGGCGACCTCTTCCTATTGGCTTTCAGGCCCTCctggaagaatgcagatcaacgAACATGTGGGGTGCGTGTGGTCCAGGTCTCCTCCTGGATGCTGGCCCTGTTGCTGACTGTGCCTGCTGCTGTCTATCGTAGGCTGCTTCAGGAGCACTATCCTCCCCGGCTTGTGTGTGGCACAAACTATGGGGGATCGGTCACCGCGGAAGCTACCATCACCACTGTTCGATTCCTCTTTGGCTTCCTGGTACCATTGGTGTTCATGGCCAGTTGCCACGGCATCCTCCAACGGCAGATGGCTCGCCGCCACTGGCCCCTGGGCACAGCTGTTGTGGTGGGGTTTTTCATTTGCTGGACCCCTTTTCACCTCCTGCGGGTCATCATTGCAGTGGCTTCTTCACACTCCCCACTCCTTGCCTGGGCCCTGGAGGCTGAGCCTTTGGTTACGGGCCTGGCCCTTGCTCACAGTGCTCTCAATCCTATTATGTTTTTGTATTTCGGAAGAAAACAACTCTGCAAGTCACTCCAGGCTGCATGCCACTGGGCCCTGAGGGATCTACAGGATGAGGAGGAAAGTGCCGTGACCAAGGTATCCACCAGCCAGGAAATAGTGTCTGAGATGCCGGTGTAG
- the C5ar2 gene encoding C5a anaphylatoxin chemotactic receptor 2 isoform X2 — MLNDTTSKDYEYEYDQEQYSDLLNVPVDCPAGNCFSNDAYLIVLLGLYSVIFLVGVPGNTLLAWVTWKESRHRLGASWFLHLTMADLLCCVSLPFLAVPIAQKGHWPYGTVGCWLLSSITVLSMYASVLLLTGLSGDLFLLAFRPSWKNADQRTCGVRVVQVSSWMLALLLTVPAAVYRRLLQEHYPPRLVCGTNYGGSVTAEATITTVRFLFGFLVPLVFMASCHGILQRQMARRHWPLGTAVVVGFFICWTPFHLLRVIIAVASSHSPLLAWALEAEPLVTGLALAHSALNPIMFLYFGRKQLCKSLQAACHWALRDLQDEEESAVTKVSTSQEIVSEMPV; from the coding sequence ATGCTGAACGACACCACCAGCAAGGATTATGAGTATGAGTATGATCAGGAACAGTACAGTGACCTTCTGAACGTCCCCGTAGACTGCCCAGCTGGCAACTGCTTCTCTAATGATGCCTACCTCATAGTCCTGCTTGGCCTGTATTCAGTCATCTTCCTGGTGGGTGTGCCAGGCAACACCCTGTTGGCGTGGGTGACCTGGAAAGAGTCTCGCCACAGGCTCGGGGCCTCTTGGTTCCTGCACTTGACCATGGCGGACTTGCtttgctgtgtgtctctgccctTCCTGGCTGTGCCCATCGCCCAAAAGGGCCACTGGCCATACGGGACAGTAGGCTGCTGGCTGTTGTCCTCCATCACCGTTCTGTCTATGTATGCCAGTGTGCTGCTCCTGACAGGCCTCAGTGGCGACCTCTTCCTATTGGCTTTCAGGCCCTCctggaagaatgcagatcaacgAACATGTGGGGTGCGTGTGGTCCAGGTCTCCTCCTGGATGCTGGCCCTGTTGCTGACTGTGCCTGCTGCTGTCTATCGTAGGCTGCTTCAGGAGCACTATCCTCCCCGGCTTGTGTGTGGCACAAACTATGGGGGATCGGTCACCGCGGAAGCTACCATCACCACTGTTCGATTCCTCTTTGGCTTCCTGGTACCATTGGTGTTCATGGCCAGTTGCCACGGCATCCTCCAACGGCAGATGGCTCGCCGCCACTGGCCCCTGGGCACAGCTGTTGTGGTGGGGTTTTTCATTTGCTGGACCCCTTTTCACCTCCTGCGGGTCATCATTGCAGTGGCTTCTTCACACTCCCCACTCCTTGCCTGGGCCCTGGAGGCTGAGCCTTTGGTTACGGGCCTGGCCCTTGCTCACAGTGCTCTCAATCCTATTATGTTTTTGTATTTCGGAAGAAAACAACTCTGCAAGTCACTCCAGGCTGCATGCCACTGGGCCCTGAGGGATCTACAGGATGAGGAGGAAAGTGCCGTGACCAAGGTATCCACCAGCCAGGAAATAGTGTCTGAGATGCCGGTGTAG